The following are encoded together in the Candida orthopsilosis Co 90-125, chromosome 5 draft sequence genome:
- a CDS encoding Dus4 protein (S. cerevisiae homolog DUS4 has role in tRNA modification) has product MPSSLPKRPLSNRPTSIIKKCQDQNRPAYIAGPMVRYSKLPFRELCRFYKVDIVYTPMILAREFVRNDIARYSDFTTNDKDQPVIVQVGVSNVEDFMKFIEMIHPYVDGIGINCGCPIRDQIREGIGAALMSKPRLVADLITTAKAKYGDSICIDTKIRIHNDINETIEFVKLIEEAGTDIITIHGRTKTTRSSVPVNLDAIKTLRQNIKSVPVIANGDCFTLDDCNRIAEYTGVDGVMSARGVLANPALFTGLNKTPWSAIEMFMHLTTSYGIPYKLSQYHVVQLMENMDIPRRIIKEINESKNMIDIIDLLDKYFYLKRKSEKGFATAVEPNWKVSPDSESA; this is encoded by the coding sequence ATGCCATCATCACTACCGAAACGACCACTTAGCAACCGTCCTACTTCCATAATCAAGAAATGTCAAGATCAAAACAGACCCGCGTACATAGCTGGTCCTATGGTTCGTTACTCTAAACTTCCGTTTCGTGAATTATGTCGATTCTACAAAGTCGATATTGTTTATACTCCCATGATTTTAGCTCGTGAATTTGTTAGAAATGATATTGCACGATACTCTGATTTTACCACTAATGACAAAGACCAACCTGTTATTGTTCAAGTTGGCGTGAgtaatgttgaagatttcatgaaatttattgaaatgaTTCACCCATATGTTGATGGAATAGGGATAAACTGTGGTTGTCCCATACGAGACCAGATTCGCGAAGGTATAGGAGCAGCACTAATGAGTAAGCCTCGACTAGTGGCTGATTTGATTACAACGGCAAAGGCCAAATATGGTGATTCCATATGCATCGATACCAAAATACGTATCCATAATGATATAAACGAAACGATAGAATTTGTCAAGCttattgaagaagctgGAACCGATATCATTACCATCCATGGTCGTACCAAAACTACGCGGTCATCTGTTCCTGTGAATTTAGATGCAATTAAAACACTACGCCAGAATATCAAATCTGTTCCTGTCATAGCCAATGGTGATTGTTTCACCTTGGATGATTGTAATCGAATTGCAGAATATACTGGAGTCGATGGAGTCATGTCTGCACGAGGAGTGCTAGCGAATCCAGCTTTATTCACCGGATTGAATAAGACTCCGTGGAGTGCCATAGAGATGTTTATGCATTTAACCACAAGCTATGGCATACCATATAAATTATCGCAATATCATGTGGTGCAGTTGATGGAGAATATGGATATACCTAGAAGGATAATCAAAGAGATCAATGAAAGCAAGAACATGATAGACATAATTGACCTACTAGACAAGTACTTTTATCTCAAAAGAAAGCTGGAAAAGGGCTTCGCTACAGCGGTTGAGCCCAATTGGAAAGTATCACCAGACAGTGAATCTGCATAG
- a CDS encoding Bdf1 transcription factor, with protein sequence MSQISPATNTPVQTPSAEKFYDEHLSNSDEHIEASIDNKATSLKQNEGGNGIEENKKDQFLLDQPQQQQQQQQPSHEPLSPPNPSPTPEKRKLNEEETNGEEPESKKAKVDEEEVETQEQASLSSAANGSTEVVDSNVSDKPQESEEKKEEQQDASKNEDSAVTNETTATQTQQKQLPVFTEPAPKPPAEPDMNNLPEHPVPSHQAKFALHTIKAIKRLKDAVPFLAPVDTVKLNVPFYYNYIPRPMDLLTIERKINANAYEEISQVVDDFNLMVDNCKKFNGEAAGISKMATNIQAHFEKHMLNVPPKELPAGVSAPKSKSGANDAAITSRRKVAAESNSQHRDSVATARPKRTIHPPKSKELPYDVRPRKKKFAAELRFCNQTIKELMSKKHYNYNFPFLAPVDAVALNLPNYHEIVKEPMDLGTIQSKLTNNLYENADEFEKDIRLMFRNCYAFNPEGTDVNMMGHRLEAIFDKKWVNKPVPEPTPQHSDASDYDFSSDEEEEITEAVLSEVPAIQFLENQLIRMKEELDKMKAEHLKKLREQQAARRKRKKSQSGKRGSKSKRSREHSHTPLGHQNQIKLTPPQPVVTYEMKKQVSEAVPTLSDKKLNALIKIIQDDVQITNEDEVELDMDQLGDSTVLKLYDFLFGEKASQKSLKRKKLPSGGAGSSAGAASLDEMAHLRQQLALFDQGNGQTAEQQFANNGFMNIAHEESSDEEAASSESSEEE encoded by the coding sequence ATGTCACAAATACTGCCGGCAACCAATACGCCGGTTCAAACACCATCCGCTGAGAAATTCTATGATGAACATTTAAGCAACCTGGATGAACATATTGAAGCTAGTATAGACAACAAAGCCACCAGCCTAAAGCAAAATGAAGGAGGCAATGGCATTGaggaaaacaaaaaagacCAATTTTTGCTAGATCAAccgcaacaacaacaacaacaacaacaaccatcTCATGAACCGCTTTCACCTCCCAACCCATCACCAACCCCAGaaaagaggaaattgaatgaagaagagaCTAATGGTGAAGAGCCAGAGTCCAAGAAAGCTAAAGTGGACGAGGAGGAAGTGGAAACTCAAGAACAAGCTAGCTTATCATCTGCAGCCAATGGATCCACAGAAGTTGTTGACTCTAACGTGAGCGACAAGCCGCAAGAAAgtgaggaaaagaaagaagagcAACAAGATGCATCAAAGAATGAGGACTCTGCAGTCACCAATGAGACAACAGCAActcaaacacaacaaaaacaacttCCTGTATTTACAGAGCCAGCACCCAAACCACCGGCAGAACCTGATATGAACAATTTACCCGAACATCCAGTGCCTTCTCATCAGGCTAAATTTGCATTACACACAATCAAAGCTATAAAACGTCTCAAAGATGCTGTGCCATTTTTAGCACCAGTTGATACGGTGAAGTTGAATGTTCCTTTCTATTACAACTACATTCCCCGCCCAATGGATTTGTTAACTATTGAGAGGAAGATCAATGCTAATGCATACGAAGAAATTTCCCAGGTcgttgatgatttcaatttaatgGTGGATAATTGTAAAAAATTTAATGGTGAAGCTGCAGGTATATCAAAAATGGCAACAAACATACAAGctcattttgaaaaacataTGCTTAATGTGCCACCAAAGGAATTACCTGCTGGTGTTTCGGCCCCAAAGCTGAAATCCGGTGCCAATGATGCTGCAATTACCAGTAGAAGGAAAGTCGCTGCCGAATCCAACTCACAACATAGAGATTCAGTAGCTACTGCCAGACCAAAAAGAACCATTCATCCACCAAAGTCCAAGGAATTACCTTATGATGTAAGGccaagaaaaaagaaatttgcTGCGGAATTGAGATTTTGTAACCAAACCATAAAAGAATTGATGTCAAAGAAGCATTATAATTACAACTTTCCCTTTTTGGCACCAGTTGACGCTGTTGCTCTCAATCTTCCCAATTATCACGAAATCGTCAAAGAACCAATGGATCTCGGCACGATTCAATCTAAGTTGACCAACAATTTGTATGAAAATGCtgatgagtttgaaaaggaTATCAGGTTAATGTTCCGCAACTGTTATGCTTTCAACCCTGAAGGGACTGATGTCAACATGATGGGACACAGATTGGAAGCAATTTTTGACAAGAAATGGGTCAATAAGCCAGTACCAGAACCGACACCACAACATTCAGACGCTAGTGATTATGATTTCAGCAgtgatgaggaagaagaaatcaCCGAAGCAGTACTTTCGGAAGTGCCAGCAATTCAGTTCTtagaaaatcaattgattagAATGAaggaagaattggataaaATGAAGGCTGaacatttgaagaaactaAGAGAGCAACAAGCTGCAAGAcggaaaagaaagaaatcCCAGTCTGGCAAACGTGGATCCAAGTCTAAGAGATCTAGAGAACATTCCCATACCCCATTAGGtcaccaaaaccaaatcaaactcACCCCACCACAACCTGTTGTCACGtatgaaatgaaaaaacAAGTATCTGAAGCTGTTCCTACTTTATCCGATAAGAAACTAAATGCattaatcaaaatcattcaagATGATGttcaaatcaccaatgaggatgaagttgaattggATATGGATCAATTAGGCGATTCAACAGTGCTCAAACTCTATGACTTTTTATTTGGTGAAAAGGCATCACAAAAATCGCTaaagaggaaaaaattACCAAGTGGTGGTGCCGGCAGTAGCGCTGGTGCGGCAAGTCTAGACGAAATGGCTCATTTGAGACAACAATTGGCATTGTTTGATCAAGGTAATGGACAAACAGCCGAACAACAATTTGCCAACAATGGTTTTATGAATATAGCACATGAAGAAAGCTCGGATGAGGAGGCTGCTTCCTCTGAAAGCTCTGAAGAGGAATAG
- a CDS encoding Bre1 transcription factor (transcription factor with C3HC4 zinc finger DNA-binding motif) — MNTENDKKRSIDAASLQQPLAKKHKPLDELSSEGPLTQADVIYFKKEAIWRRMNQYKQQVLQLKSEVQKLTKESELQKQVVGVLTSWYEEIINLFDEIGEDENILVSFNETENDGHQVDKKLKDIKIKLSKAIASKVSPDSNLVSLKQVSLLKSQNEILAKDKQSLSEKLELLQSELLDLINMTSRNESITLKRVDDSKKKSSSSEEVKAESQTGKETGGVNEDKAGLANGDATPDGSNGKATVDTEELDKLNNEIEQLKLENEELLRQASIFREENQKYLEKYNNLEIKLHNLEESDLEVNVFYKKLVKNNQSLQDQISKVNKLNALNISKINELEKNQVDLKKTLEADLINENENLKQQLSKSEQDLVRIRTTRDELLAKNTILTSQLQDQKTNKSLVELNEIYSRRIDELTKEKSDATTTEGTSDDEKIQLLRKEIDEIEHAFKQTRELTFQKLNSTIDQENLVKKLTIEKTKADQKYFASMRVKDSLTNENKVLKQQVSKSQELIKNLNELETNYLNKIEILTKSLTDYKIIKENSLQENYNLQDEIKNTNIIKDSLQREIERLSTKLNELNTELNELKDSNKSQSIAIVKLNQKLDHTESTLQKYKSNNTSLLLQEDEQQLEALRSIAKCSVCTKNWKDTAITVCGHVFCSSCTQERLAARLRRCPSCNKGFSSNDLLTIHL; from the coding sequence ATGAACACAGAGAACGATAAAAAGAGATCTATTGATGCGGCATCACTACAACAACCACTTGCCAAAAAACATAAACCACTCGATGAGTTGAGTTCTGAAGGTCCATTAACTCAAGCTGATGTGATTTATTTCAAGAAAGAAGCCATATGGCGACGAATGAATCAATACAAGCAACAGGTGCTTCAGTTGAAAAGTGAGGTACAGAAATTGACTAAAGAGTCTGAACTTCAAAAGCAAGTTGTCGGTGTGCTAACTTCATGGTACGAAGAGATCATAAACTTGTTTGACGAAATAGGCGAGGATGAAAATATTCTCGTGTCTTTTAACGAGACAGAAAATGATGGTCATCAGGTAGATAAGAAGCTAAAGgatatcaaaatcaaactatCCAAAGCTATAGCATCAAAGGTTTCACCTGATTCAAACTTGGTATCGTTAAAACAAGTGAGTTTATTAAAGAgtcaaaatgaaattctAGCGAAGGATAAACAATCTTTGTCAGAGAAATTGGAACTTTTACAATCGGAATTGcttgatttgataaacatGACTTCTAGAAACGAATCAATTACGTTGAAACGCGTGGATGATAGTAAAAAGAAGAGTTCAAGTAGTGAAGAGGTAAAAGCTGAAAGCCAAACTGGTAAAGAAACTGGAGGTGTCAATGAGGATAAAGCTGGTCTCGCTAATGGCGACGCTACTCCAGATGGACTGAATGGTAAAGCAACGGTGGATACCGAGGAGttggataaattgaataacGAGATCgagcaattgaaattggaaaatgagGAATTACTTCGACAAGCATCCATCTTTCgagaagaaaatcaaaagtaCCTTGAGaaatacaacaatttaGAGATCAAATTACATAATCTTGAAGAATCAGATTTGGAAGTGAATGTGTTTTACAAAAAATTGGTCAAAAACAACCAATCTTTACAAGATCAAATCAGTAAAgtaaacaaattgaatgctTTGAACATTTCCAAGattaatgaattggaaaagaatCAAGTTGATTTAAAAAAGACATTGGAGGCAGATTTGATCAacgaaaatgaaaatttaaaacaacaattgagcAAGAGTGAACAAGATCTAGTAAGAATAAGAACAACTAGAGATGAACTATTGGCTAAAAATACTATCCTTACTAGTCAACtacaagatcaaaagaCAAACAAGTCATtagttgaattgaatgagaTATATTCAAGGAGAATTGATGAGTTAACAAAGGAAAAGTCTGATGCAACTACAACAGAAGGAAcatctgatgatgaaaagattCAATTACTacgaaaagaaattgacgAAATTGAACATGCGTTTAAACAAACACGAGAAttaacttttcaaaaattgaattccacaattgatcaagaaaaCCTTGTCAAGAAATTAACCATTGAGAAAACTAAAGCAGATCAGAAATATTTTGCATCAATGAGAGTTAAAGATTCGTTAACTAACGAAAATAAAGtgttgaaacaacaagTAAGCAAATCACAAGAGTtaatcaagaatttgaatgaattggaaactAACTATttaaacaagattgaaattctAACCAAATCATTAACTGATTACAAGATAATAAAGGAGAACTCTCTACAAGAGAATTACAATTTACAAGATGAGATCAAAAATACTAATATAATTAAAGATTCCTTACAACGAGAAATAGAAAGGTTATCCACTAAGCtaaatgaattgaataccGAATTAAATGAATTGAAGGATTCAAACAAGAGTCAATCGATAGCAATTgttaaattgaatcaaaaacttgatcATACTGAATCCACATTACAGAAATACAAGAGTAACAACACCAGTTTATTATTGCAAGAGGatgaacaacaattggaagCATTAAGATCAATCGCCAAGTGTTCGGTCTGtacaaaaaattggaaagatACAGCAATAACTGTTTGTGGGCATGTTTTTTGTTCTAGTTGTACTCAAGAAAGATTGGCTGCTAGATTGAGAAGATGTCCTAGTTGCAATAAAGGGTTTTCAAGTAATGACTTGTTGACAATTCATTTGTGA